Proteins encoded within one genomic window of Amorphoplanes friuliensis DSM 7358:
- a CDS encoding ROK family glucokinase, translating into MTLTIGVDVGGTKVAGGVVDDLGVVLTQIRRETPADDPAGTRDTIVAVAAELAAAHPEAKAVGIGAAAWIDAAGATVLFAPNLAWRDEPVRDYVAKAVGLPTVLENDANVAAWAEFRYGAARQADDSMVMITVGTGIGGGIVLNGGLWRGANGIAGELGHIQSVNDGHPCGCGRLGCLEQYASGNALVRFARAGARQEPDRAGQLLELAGGDALAITGRMITEAAHGGDGVARDAFAQIGYWLGVAMADLAQAFDPQVLVVGGGVIDAGELLMGPTERTYRDQLAQRGRFPVAEIKAAETGNTAGVLGAADLARRI; encoded by the coding sequence GTGACGCTGACCATCGGAGTCGACGTCGGCGGCACGAAGGTGGCCGGTGGGGTGGTGGACGATCTGGGCGTCGTGCTGACGCAGATCCGCCGTGAGACCCCGGCTGACGACCCGGCGGGAACCCGGGACACGATCGTGGCGGTTGCTGCTGAGCTGGCGGCGGCGCATCCGGAGGCGAAGGCCGTCGGGATCGGGGCCGCGGCGTGGATCGACGCGGCGGGGGCGACGGTGCTGTTCGCGCCGAACCTGGCGTGGCGGGACGAGCCGGTGCGTGACTACGTGGCCAAGGCCGTGGGTCTGCCGACCGTGCTGGAGAACGACGCGAACGTGGCGGCCTGGGCGGAGTTCCGGTACGGCGCGGCGCGGCAGGCCGACGACTCGATGGTGATGATCACTGTCGGGACGGGGATCGGTGGCGGGATCGTGCTCAACGGCGGGTTGTGGCGGGGGGCGAACGGCATTGCCGGGGAGCTCGGTCACATCCAGTCCGTGAACGACGGGCATCCGTGCGGCTGCGGCCGGCTCGGGTGTCTCGAGCAGTACGCCAGCGGCAACGCCCTCGTGCGGTTCGCGCGGGCCGGTGCGCGGCAGGAGCCGGACCGGGCGGGGCAGCTGCTGGAGCTGGCCGGTGGTGACGCGCTCGCGATCACCGGGCGGATGATCACCGAGGCCGCGCACGGTGGTGACGGGGTGGCCCGGGACGCGTTCGCGCAGATCGGGTACTGGCTCGGTGTGGCGATGGCCGACCTGGCGCAGGCTTTCGACCCGCAGGTGCTGGTGGTCGGTGGCGGGGTGATCGACGCCGGTGAGTTGCTGATGGGCCCGACCGAGCGGACCTACCGTGACCAGCTGGCCCAGCGCGGGCGGTTCCCGGTCGCCGAGATCAAGGCGGCCGAGACCGGTAACACCGCGGGTGTTCTCGGCGCCGCCGACCTGGCCCGCCGGATCTGA
- a CDS encoding SRPBCC family protein: MADTSTQSIQVHAPLAQVAAVICDFPRYPEWADAMKKVEVLEEYEDGYAAQVRFVIDAGPLADDYTLDYAYAEDLSRIEWHLVAPSKMQKTLNGSYDLADNSDGTTTVTYMLEVELSIGMLGMFRRKAEKMIMDTALKELKRRVESLAKA, from the coding sequence ATGGCGGACACCTCGACGCAGTCGATCCAGGTCCATGCGCCCCTCGCTCAGGTGGCGGCGGTGATCTGCGACTTTCCGCGCTACCCCGAGTGGGCGGACGCGATGAAAAAGGTCGAGGTCCTCGAGGAGTACGAGGACGGGTACGCCGCCCAGGTCCGCTTTGTCATCGACGCCGGTCCACTGGCCGACGACTACACCCTCGACTACGCGTACGCGGAGGACCTCTCCCGCATCGAGTGGCACCTCGTCGCGCCGTCGAAGATGCAGAAGACGCTCAACGGTTCCTATGACCTCGCCGACAACAGTGACGGAACGACGACCGTGACGTACATGCTCGAGGTGGAGCTCTCCATCGGCATGCTCGGCATGTTCCGCCGCAAGGCCGAGAAAATGATCATGGACACGGCGCTGAAGGAGCTCAAGCGCCGCGTCGAAAGCCTCGCCAAGGCGTAG